In Passer domesticus isolate bPasDom1 chromosome 7, bPasDom1.hap1, whole genome shotgun sequence, one genomic interval encodes:
- the MYSM1 gene encoding deubiquitinase MYSM1 isoform X3 codes for MAAAEEPEVDIEGDAAAAPGDHENTASSLLQDHYLDSSWRTGNSLPWTLDSSISEENRAVIEKMLLEEEYYLSNKSLSEKIWLNQKEVEKRPVKSPHKKTGKVMVRSPTKSPGCSLKWTSEEKELFEQGLVKFGRRWTKIAKLIGTRTVLQVKSYARQYFRNKAKNGDSEKEEQSQCGSSLPTEDGTRVEAGNLRGRADPNLNAVKIEKLSDDEEVDITDDMDELLTPAFQQETGKSELSVIPKSPVEETKAVEQGFLSAGHSSAAAVAKEDPQHTRPDTVDALVFPAVAATCSQHLNGDKSVNLDFQQCNSLVEKAEQSGPVTCPPEGNNQDLSEEQRDLADNGLLFPSPCQVDEDHQEEAEELKPPDQEVEVDRSIILEEEKQAIPEFFEGRQAKTPERYLKIRNYILDQWERCKPKYLNKTSVRPGLKNCGDVNCIGRIHTYLELIGAINFGCEQAVYNRPQPADRSRCREGKDTVEAYQLAQRLQSMRTRRRRVRDPWGNWCDAKDLEGQTFEHLSAEELARRREEEKLKPAKSSKGSRQIKSSFDPFQLIPCCLFTEEKQEPFQVKVSSEALLIMDLHSHVSLAEVIGLLGGKYSEADKVVEVRAAEPCNSLSTGLQCEMDPVSQTQASESLAARGFQVIGWYHSHPAFEPSPSIRDIDTQAKYQSYFSRGGAMFIGMIISPYNRNNPLPYSQITCLVISDEISSDGSYRLPYKFEMEQMLEEPQWELIFEKTRWIIEKYRFCHSSVPMDKIFHRDSDLTCLQKLLECMRKTLGKVTSCLIAEEFLTQIENLFLSTYKSEKNAEGSENEGSHELPV; via the exons AGATCATGAAAACACAGCATCAAGCCTGCTGCAGGACCACTATCTTGATTCATCTTGGAGAACTGGCAACAGTCTt CCCTGGACGTTGGACAGCAGCATTAGTGAAGAAAACAGGGCTGTCATTGAGAAGATGTTGCTGGAAGAAGA ATATTATTTATCCAATAAATCACTTTCTGAAAAAATATGGCTCAACCAAAAGGAAGTGGAGAAAAGACCTGTGAAAAG CCCACataagaaaactggaaaagtcAT GGTGCGTTCACCTACAAAATCACCTGGCTGTTCCTTGAAGTGGACATCAGAGGAAAAAGAGCTGTTTGAACAAGGACTG GTGAAATTTGGCCGCAGGTGGACGAAAATTGCCAAACTGATCGGCACTCGAACAGTTCTGCAAGTCAAGAGCTATGCCCGGCAGTACTTCAGGAACAAG GCGAAAAATGGTGATTCAgaaaaagaagagcaaagtcagtGTGGGAGCAGCCTTCCCACGGAAGATGGGACAAGGGTGGAAGCTGGAAACTTGAGAGGCCGTGCAGACCCCAACCTGAACGCGGTGAAAATCGAGAAGCTGTCAGATGATGAGGAAGTGGACATAACTGATGACATGGATGAACTGCTCACTCCTGCCTTCCAGCAAGAAACAGGAAAATCTGAATTATCTGTTATCCCAAAAAGTCCAGTTGAAGAAACAAAAGCAGTGGAGCAAGGTTTTTTGTCTGCTGGCCACagttctgcagctgctgtggctaAAGAAGATCCTCAGCATACCAGGCCAGACACAGTGGATGCATTGGTATTTCCTGCTGTGGCAGCAACGTGTTCCCAGCACCTAAATGGGGATAAATCTGTGAATTTGGATTTCCAGCAATGCAACAGTCTTGTTGAGAAAGCTGAGCAAAGTGGACCAGTCACATGTCCTCCAGAAGGAAACAATCAGGACCTCAGTGAGGAGCAAAGAGACCTGGCTGATAATGGattgctttttccttctccctgccaAGTGGATGAAGATCATcaagaggaagcagaggagcTGAAGCCACCTGATCAAGAAGTGGAGGTTGACAGAAGCATCATTCTGGAAGAAGAGAAGCAGGCTATTCCAGAATTCTTTGAAGGGCGCCAGGCCAAAACGCCAGAGCGTTATTTGAAAATCAGGAATTATATTTTGGATCAGTG GGAGAGGTGCAAACCCAAATACCTGAACAAGACCTCGGTGCGGCCAGGCCTGAAGAACTGCGGGGACGTCAACTGCATCGGGCGGATCCACACCTACCTGGAGCTGATAGGAGCAATCAACTTTGGCTGTG AACAGGCCGTGTACAACCGGCCGCAGCCCGCCGACAGGAGCCGCTGCAGGGAGGGCAAGGACACGGTGGAAGCCTATCAGCTGGCCCAGCGCCTGCAGTCCATG CGCACGAGAAGACGCCGAGTGCGGGACCCGTGGGGAAACTGGTGTGATGCAAAGGATTTGGAAGGACAGACATTTGAG CATCTCTCAGCTGAAGAATTAGCAAgaaggagagaggaagaaaagctgaaacCTGCAAAATCTTCTAAAGGTTCGAGACAAATCAAAAG TTCCTTTGATCCCTTTCAGCTGATACCATGCTGTTTGTTCACGGAAGAAAAGCAG GAACCCTTTCAGGTGAAAGTGTCTTCTGAAGCACTTTTAATAATGGATTTG CACTCTCACGTGTCTCTGGCAGAAGTGATTGGGCTGCTTGGTGGAAAGTACTCTGAAGCTGATAAAGTTGTGGAA GTGCGTGCGGCAGAGCCGTGCAACAGCCTGAGCACGGGGCTGCAGTGCGAGATGGACCCGGTGTCCCAGACGCAGGCCTCGGAGTCGCTGGCAGCCAGGGGCTTCCAGGTGATCGGCTGGTACCACTCCCACCCCGCCTTCGAGCCCAGCCCCTCCATCCGCGACATCGACACCCAGGCCAAGTACCAG aGCTATTTCTCCAGGGGTGGTGCCATGTTCATCGGGATGATCATAAGCCCTTACAACAGGAATAATCCTCTTCCCTATTCCCAGATCACCTGTCTGGTCATTAGTGATGAGATCAGTTCTGATGGTTCCTATC GCCTGCCCTACAAATTTGAAATGGAGCAGATGTTGGAGGAGCCTCAGTGGGaattaatatttgaaaaaacAAGGTGGATAATTGAGAAATACAGATTTTGCCACAG CAGTGTCCCCATGGATAAAATTTTTCATAGAGATTCTGACCTGACTTGTTTGCAGAAA CTTTTGGAGTGCATGAGGAAGACTTTGGGCAAGGTAACAAGCTGCCTCATTGCTGAAGAGTTCTTGACTCAGATTGAAAACTTGTTCCTTTCCACGTACAAGAgtgaaaaaaatgctgaaggaagTGAGAATGAAGGTTCACATGAATTGCCAGTGTGA
- the MYSM1 gene encoding deubiquitinase MYSM1 isoform X1, giving the protein MLLPYWGDHENTASSLLQDHYLDSSWRTGNSLPWTLDSSISEENRAVIEKMLLEEEYYLSNKSLSEKIWLNQKEVEKRPVKSPHKKTGKVMVRSPTKSPGCSLKWTSEEKELFEQGLVKFGRRWTKIAKLIGTRTVLQVKSYARQYFRNKAKNGDSEKEEQSQCGSSLPTEDGTRVEAGNLRGRADPNLNAVKIEKLSDDEEVDITDDMDELLTPAFQQETGKSELSVIPKSPVEETKAVEQGFLSAGHSSAAAVAKEDPQHTRPDTVDALVFPAVAATCSQHLNGDKSVNLDFQQCNSLVEKAEQSGPVTCPPEGNNQDLSEEQRDLADNGLLFPSPCQVDEDHQEEAEELKPPDQEVEVDRSIILEEEKQAIPEFFEGRQAKTPERYLKIRNYILDQWERCKPKYLNKTSVRPGLKNCGDVNCIGRIHTYLELIGAINFGCEQAVYNRPQPADRSRCREGKDTVEAYQLAQRLQSMRTRRRRVRDPWGNWCDAKDLEGQTFEHLSAEELARRREEEKLKPAKSSKGSRQIKSSFDPFQLIPCCLFTEEKQEPFQVKVSSEALLIMDLHSHVSLAEVIGLLGGKYSEADKVVEVRAAEPCNSLSTGLQCEMDPVSQTQASESLAARGFQVIGWYHSHPAFEPSPSIRDIDTQAKYQSYFSRGGAMFIGMIISPYNRNNPLPYSQITCLVISDEISSDGSYRLPYKFEMEQMLEEPQWELIFEKTRWIIEKYRFCHSSVPMDKIFHRDSDLTCLQKLLECMRKTLGKVTSCLIAEEFLTQIENLFLSTYKSEKNAEGSENEGSHELPV; this is encoded by the exons ATGCTTTTACCTTACTGGGG AGATCATGAAAACACAGCATCAAGCCTGCTGCAGGACCACTATCTTGATTCATCTTGGAGAACTGGCAACAGTCTt CCCTGGACGTTGGACAGCAGCATTAGTGAAGAAAACAGGGCTGTCATTGAGAAGATGTTGCTGGAAGAAGA ATATTATTTATCCAATAAATCACTTTCTGAAAAAATATGGCTCAACCAAAAGGAAGTGGAGAAAAGACCTGTGAAAAG CCCACataagaaaactggaaaagtcAT GGTGCGTTCACCTACAAAATCACCTGGCTGTTCCTTGAAGTGGACATCAGAGGAAAAAGAGCTGTTTGAACAAGGACTG GTGAAATTTGGCCGCAGGTGGACGAAAATTGCCAAACTGATCGGCACTCGAACAGTTCTGCAAGTCAAGAGCTATGCCCGGCAGTACTTCAGGAACAAG GCGAAAAATGGTGATTCAgaaaaagaagagcaaagtcagtGTGGGAGCAGCCTTCCCACGGAAGATGGGACAAGGGTGGAAGCTGGAAACTTGAGAGGCCGTGCAGACCCCAACCTGAACGCGGTGAAAATCGAGAAGCTGTCAGATGATGAGGAAGTGGACATAACTGATGACATGGATGAACTGCTCACTCCTGCCTTCCAGCAAGAAACAGGAAAATCTGAATTATCTGTTATCCCAAAAAGTCCAGTTGAAGAAACAAAAGCAGTGGAGCAAGGTTTTTTGTCTGCTGGCCACagttctgcagctgctgtggctaAAGAAGATCCTCAGCATACCAGGCCAGACACAGTGGATGCATTGGTATTTCCTGCTGTGGCAGCAACGTGTTCCCAGCACCTAAATGGGGATAAATCTGTGAATTTGGATTTCCAGCAATGCAACAGTCTTGTTGAGAAAGCTGAGCAAAGTGGACCAGTCACATGTCCTCCAGAAGGAAACAATCAGGACCTCAGTGAGGAGCAAAGAGACCTGGCTGATAATGGattgctttttccttctccctgccaAGTGGATGAAGATCATcaagaggaagcagaggagcTGAAGCCACCTGATCAAGAAGTGGAGGTTGACAGAAGCATCATTCTGGAAGAAGAGAAGCAGGCTATTCCAGAATTCTTTGAAGGGCGCCAGGCCAAAACGCCAGAGCGTTATTTGAAAATCAGGAATTATATTTTGGATCAGTG GGAGAGGTGCAAACCCAAATACCTGAACAAGACCTCGGTGCGGCCAGGCCTGAAGAACTGCGGGGACGTCAACTGCATCGGGCGGATCCACACCTACCTGGAGCTGATAGGAGCAATCAACTTTGGCTGTG AACAGGCCGTGTACAACCGGCCGCAGCCCGCCGACAGGAGCCGCTGCAGGGAGGGCAAGGACACGGTGGAAGCCTATCAGCTGGCCCAGCGCCTGCAGTCCATG CGCACGAGAAGACGCCGAGTGCGGGACCCGTGGGGAAACTGGTGTGATGCAAAGGATTTGGAAGGACAGACATTTGAG CATCTCTCAGCTGAAGAATTAGCAAgaaggagagaggaagaaaagctgaaacCTGCAAAATCTTCTAAAGGTTCGAGACAAATCAAAAG TTCCTTTGATCCCTTTCAGCTGATACCATGCTGTTTGTTCACGGAAGAAAAGCAG GAACCCTTTCAGGTGAAAGTGTCTTCTGAAGCACTTTTAATAATGGATTTG CACTCTCACGTGTCTCTGGCAGAAGTGATTGGGCTGCTTGGTGGAAAGTACTCTGAAGCTGATAAAGTTGTGGAA GTGCGTGCGGCAGAGCCGTGCAACAGCCTGAGCACGGGGCTGCAGTGCGAGATGGACCCGGTGTCCCAGACGCAGGCCTCGGAGTCGCTGGCAGCCAGGGGCTTCCAGGTGATCGGCTGGTACCACTCCCACCCCGCCTTCGAGCCCAGCCCCTCCATCCGCGACATCGACACCCAGGCCAAGTACCAG aGCTATTTCTCCAGGGGTGGTGCCATGTTCATCGGGATGATCATAAGCCCTTACAACAGGAATAATCCTCTTCCCTATTCCCAGATCACCTGTCTGGTCATTAGTGATGAGATCAGTTCTGATGGTTCCTATC GCCTGCCCTACAAATTTGAAATGGAGCAGATGTTGGAGGAGCCTCAGTGGGaattaatatttgaaaaaacAAGGTGGATAATTGAGAAATACAGATTTTGCCACAG CAGTGTCCCCATGGATAAAATTTTTCATAGAGATTCTGACCTGACTTGTTTGCAGAAA CTTTTGGAGTGCATGAGGAAGACTTTGGGCAAGGTAACAAGCTGCCTCATTGCTGAAGAGTTCTTGACTCAGATTGAAAACTTGTTCCTTTCCACGTACAAGAgtgaaaaaaatgctgaaggaagTGAGAATGAAGGTTCACATGAATTGCCAGTGTGA
- the MYSM1 gene encoding deubiquitinase MYSM1 isoform X2 has translation MLLPYWGDHENTASSLLQDHYLDSSWRTGNSLPWTLDSSISEENRAVIEKMLLEEEYYLSNKSLSEKIWLNQKEVEKRPVKSPHKKTGKVMVRSPTKSPGCSLKWTSEEKELFEQGLVKFGRRWTKIAKLIGTRTVLQVKSYARQYFRNKAKNGDSEKEEQSQCGSSLPTEDGTRVEAGNLRGRADPNLNAVKIEKLSDDEEVDITDDMDELLTPAFQQETGKSELSVIPKSPVEETKAVEQGFLSAGHSSAAAVAKEDPQHTRPDTVDALVFPAVAATCSQHLNGDKSVNLDFQQCNSLVEKAEQSGPVTCPPEGNNQDLSEEQRDLADNGLLFPSPCQVDEDHQEEAEELKPPDQEVEVDRSIILEEEKQAIPEFFEGRQAKTPERYLKIRNYILDQWERCKPKYLNKTSVRPGLKNCGDVNCIGRIHTYLELIGAINFGCEQAVYNRPQPADRSRCREGKDTVEAYQLAQRLQSMRTRRRRVRDPWGNWCDAKDLEGQTFEHLSAEELARRREEEKLKPAKSSKGSRQIKSSFDPFQLIPCCLFTEEKQEPFQVKVSSEALLIMDLHSHVSLAEVIGLLGGKYSEADKVVEVRAAEPCNSLSTGLQCEMDPVSQTQASESLAARGFQVIGWYHSHPAFEPSPSIRDIDTQAKYQSYFSRGGAMFIGMIISPYNRNNPLPYSQITCLVISDEISSDGSYRLPYKFEMEQMLEEPQWELIFEKTRWIIEKYRFCHSVPMDKIFHRDSDLTCLQKLLECMRKTLGKVTSCLIAEEFLTQIENLFLSTYKSEKNAEGSENEGSHELPV, from the exons ATGCTTTTACCTTACTGGGG AGATCATGAAAACACAGCATCAAGCCTGCTGCAGGACCACTATCTTGATTCATCTTGGAGAACTGGCAACAGTCTt CCCTGGACGTTGGACAGCAGCATTAGTGAAGAAAACAGGGCTGTCATTGAGAAGATGTTGCTGGAAGAAGA ATATTATTTATCCAATAAATCACTTTCTGAAAAAATATGGCTCAACCAAAAGGAAGTGGAGAAAAGACCTGTGAAAAG CCCACataagaaaactggaaaagtcAT GGTGCGTTCACCTACAAAATCACCTGGCTGTTCCTTGAAGTGGACATCAGAGGAAAAAGAGCTGTTTGAACAAGGACTG GTGAAATTTGGCCGCAGGTGGACGAAAATTGCCAAACTGATCGGCACTCGAACAGTTCTGCAAGTCAAGAGCTATGCCCGGCAGTACTTCAGGAACAAG GCGAAAAATGGTGATTCAgaaaaagaagagcaaagtcagtGTGGGAGCAGCCTTCCCACGGAAGATGGGACAAGGGTGGAAGCTGGAAACTTGAGAGGCCGTGCAGACCCCAACCTGAACGCGGTGAAAATCGAGAAGCTGTCAGATGATGAGGAAGTGGACATAACTGATGACATGGATGAACTGCTCACTCCTGCCTTCCAGCAAGAAACAGGAAAATCTGAATTATCTGTTATCCCAAAAAGTCCAGTTGAAGAAACAAAAGCAGTGGAGCAAGGTTTTTTGTCTGCTGGCCACagttctgcagctgctgtggctaAAGAAGATCCTCAGCATACCAGGCCAGACACAGTGGATGCATTGGTATTTCCTGCTGTGGCAGCAACGTGTTCCCAGCACCTAAATGGGGATAAATCTGTGAATTTGGATTTCCAGCAATGCAACAGTCTTGTTGAGAAAGCTGAGCAAAGTGGACCAGTCACATGTCCTCCAGAAGGAAACAATCAGGACCTCAGTGAGGAGCAAAGAGACCTGGCTGATAATGGattgctttttccttctccctgccaAGTGGATGAAGATCATcaagaggaagcagaggagcTGAAGCCACCTGATCAAGAAGTGGAGGTTGACAGAAGCATCATTCTGGAAGAAGAGAAGCAGGCTATTCCAGAATTCTTTGAAGGGCGCCAGGCCAAAACGCCAGAGCGTTATTTGAAAATCAGGAATTATATTTTGGATCAGTG GGAGAGGTGCAAACCCAAATACCTGAACAAGACCTCGGTGCGGCCAGGCCTGAAGAACTGCGGGGACGTCAACTGCATCGGGCGGATCCACACCTACCTGGAGCTGATAGGAGCAATCAACTTTGGCTGTG AACAGGCCGTGTACAACCGGCCGCAGCCCGCCGACAGGAGCCGCTGCAGGGAGGGCAAGGACACGGTGGAAGCCTATCAGCTGGCCCAGCGCCTGCAGTCCATG CGCACGAGAAGACGCCGAGTGCGGGACCCGTGGGGAAACTGGTGTGATGCAAAGGATTTGGAAGGACAGACATTTGAG CATCTCTCAGCTGAAGAATTAGCAAgaaggagagaggaagaaaagctgaaacCTGCAAAATCTTCTAAAGGTTCGAGACAAATCAAAAG TTCCTTTGATCCCTTTCAGCTGATACCATGCTGTTTGTTCACGGAAGAAAAGCAG GAACCCTTTCAGGTGAAAGTGTCTTCTGAAGCACTTTTAATAATGGATTTG CACTCTCACGTGTCTCTGGCAGAAGTGATTGGGCTGCTTGGTGGAAAGTACTCTGAAGCTGATAAAGTTGTGGAA GTGCGTGCGGCAGAGCCGTGCAACAGCCTGAGCACGGGGCTGCAGTGCGAGATGGACCCGGTGTCCCAGACGCAGGCCTCGGAGTCGCTGGCAGCCAGGGGCTTCCAGGTGATCGGCTGGTACCACTCCCACCCCGCCTTCGAGCCCAGCCCCTCCATCCGCGACATCGACACCCAGGCCAAGTACCAG aGCTATTTCTCCAGGGGTGGTGCCATGTTCATCGGGATGATCATAAGCCCTTACAACAGGAATAATCCTCTTCCCTATTCCCAGATCACCTGTCTGGTCATTAGTGATGAGATCAGTTCTGATGGTTCCTATC GCCTGCCCTACAAATTTGAAATGGAGCAGATGTTGGAGGAGCCTCAGTGGGaattaatatttgaaaaaacAAGGTGGATAATTGAGAAATACAGATTTTGCCACAG TGTCCCCATGGATAAAATTTTTCATAGAGATTCTGACCTGACTTGTTTGCAGAAA CTTTTGGAGTGCATGAGGAAGACTTTGGGCAAGGTAACAAGCTGCCTCATTGCTGAAGAGTTCTTGACTCAGATTGAAAACTTGTTCCTTTCCACGTACAAGAgtgaaaaaaatgctgaaggaagTGAGAATGAAGGTTCACATGAATTGCCAGTGTGA